AATTTTGCGATTTAAAGCAGATATATCCTTCGTTAAAAaaatggtgtatatataccctgtcgttacaaaatggtgcaaatatgcCTTTTTTGCTAATGGAATTTTTCGTAAAAatcatttagtttttttttttaattaaaaaaaatgtcacgtggctttaaataaaaaaaagtctAACCCTTtctttttagtagacatatttttttaaagtcacatgGTAATTTTCTTCTGGTGGGTCGGGTCTAGTTCGTTTATAAAAAATgtgtagacttattttttaaaagtcacggagatattttttttaaatgaaccagacccgacccaccagCAAAAAAAAATACCAtctggctttagaaaaatatgtctactaaaaaaaatgggtaTACTTTTTTTGAAAGCCACGTGGcattttattaattaaaaaaataagctaaataatTTTACAAAAAAACATTCCGTCAGCgaaaaggatatatttgcactatttttgtaacgacaggggtatatatacCACTTTTTTAATTAGGCTATatttgctctaaatcgcaaagttgatcagtatatttacacctttgcccttaaaaaaatattataagtagAGCTAAGACTAGTTTAAAGTGTTCAGCTAAATATTATGTGTACATATAAATTCAGGTAACCTGATTCAAGAAATATTTAAAATCTTACTAACCTACCTTGGCCTTACTCTCCAAATTCTAATCTAAAAAATCAACCCTTTCGTTCTTTTATAACAGTACCAATCTAAAAGTGCCTTTTAACTAAAATCTAAAATAGCATAATCTATTATCACCTCTAATAGAAAGCAATAACTATGAAGATGACATGTATTTCATTCGTAAGCATTGTAAAGCTACCTTTTGAGTTGTGGAAAGCCTACCACCCCCACCCTATGTTCCCAAAGAGGGAGGGGGTCCCCAAATTAAAAAAGTTGGATCTTCACGAAAATAAttctttcccccccccccccacattttATTATATCATAAGATAGTGTTTGATTGaacataaaattttaaaattaaaaaaaatcgtaACACATGAAAGACATATATGCACACACTAAAAAAAGTATCATGAAAATCTTCTGATTTTTAATATGACATGTTATTTTTATAAAAGAAGTCATTAAGAataaaattgaaaaaatcaaattttaTCAATATTTTTTACCAGACACAGAAAGAAAGATACTGTCTTAATATAATAATACGAAATGAGCAATAATTATATGAATCTCCAAATGAACTTGAATATAGTAGAATAATTAACTAGAACCTATAATGGGCTCTAACTAAATTTAACTTAATTATTTTAACTCTTTTATATTACAACTAGATAGACTTATTCAAATTCATACTAATAAATGAAATAAGAGTAAAATACCTTACCTTTATGATAGATTGTACAGTTCTGTGGCAGTATATTCATGTGTATGGCACCTCAGCACGTTCCTTAGTTGTTCTTTTCTTGTTTGTTTAGTAGCATCATTTTCTTGACTTGTTTGAAGACAAGAAGACAAGTTGGGGATTACCTTACCTGGGAAAGGGTGAAAATGACGAGGTTGTCCCTTGGGATTGACATGGCCGGTCCGGCAACCAAGTGGTGGGAAGAGGTCAACGAGTCAGTTCAATGGCAAGATGGGATTTTCTACTCCCTTTGTGCTTCTTATGCTCTTGTTTCAGCTGTTGCCCTGGTAATTCTCTCTGTTTTCTGCTCTGTTGTTTTGTTTATGTAAATAGGCAAGATTCTTGGATTTTGTATGTAAATTTGATGTGGGGATATGTCAAGAATCAAGATAAGGTTCTTTTTTGTGAATTTGATGATCAAAGTAGAGTTTAAGAGCTGAAATGGGATGATCAAAGCAGAATTGATGTAGCCTCCAACTAGTTtgatattgagtggttgaattgATGATGGAATTTTCTGGTCAAATTCATGCTATAAAGTTGAATACTTGCTGCAAGTTGGGATTTTTGGTAACTTCTGTTAGAAATGGAAAATCTTGGGTAACTGTAGGAATGAAATAATGGAGTTtagatttttttgtttgttttgggaTATCACAAAAAAATATGATCCAAGAATGTTTGATTATGAAGTGTGTTTAGGGGTTCCCATTAAGAGAAATTAGGGGGATATTTGATGCAAACACGAGTCAAGAATGTTTGATTACGAAGTGTGTTTTAGGGGTTTCGATTAAGAGAAATTACGGGGATATATGGTGCTTTTAGCATGTTGCTAAAAAGTTGTAGCAGTGGACTTGACTGGTTAATCATAGTTCATGTAGGTTCAGGTAGACTATTAGCTTAAAACTACCTTATAGTTAGGGTCAAATTCAATACTTTTCTTTTGTAATCTCCTTCCTTCCTGAGGATTCTGCACAGCCTTCATATGTTTTACTGGCAATTTTTGTCTTTGTTAGATTTCCAAATTATTTCTTCACCAACTATCATGTAGATGCTCTTGTTCATTTATCTGATTGGGCTATATCATCAAAGCTTTGACCTTTTATCGAAGCTTTGGTGCGAGTATTAGGAAGTACTCATTTTGTGTGTGCTTGTGAGGTTTATGACCTTTACAATAAGCAGATGACTTTCACGGAAGGATGGTTTTTCCTACTTTTGATTAAATATATGTGTTTCAgactaagttactcggactcttcgaaagtgttgccgcacccgtgtcggatcctccaaaaatacactacttttgaaggatctGACACGCACCCGACCACATTTTAggcgagtccgagtaacttaggttTCAGATACACTATTTACCTAATGCTGGATGTGTACAAGACTGCTTTCTTCTTGATGCTTAGTTTTTGGGACTTCAGGTTGAGTGTATGAGTTAATTATGTGCAGATTCAATTAATAAGGATTGAGATGAGGGTACCGGAGTATGGATGGACAACACAAAAGTTTTTTCATCTGATGAACTTTGTTGTAAATGGAGGTAAAACGAACTCAGGCTAAGCAAACCATCCTGGCCTTTATTTATATGAAAATTAGTTTTAAATGCAATCTGTAATTTTTTTTCAGTTCGCGCCGTTGTCTTTGGATTTCACAAACAAGTATTTCTGTTCCATCCTAAGGTATGTTCTTTTTTTCCTAAATAGTAACTTTTCAATTGTCGATCTCCTTCTTAATTATGTGCAATTTGTTTTCAATAAAACTCGACTATGTATTCCAACTTGAATGTGTTGCCATGTTCTTATCCTCCGTTAACCTttttctcaaattatttattcttttctttATAGTGTGTCAATAGGAACTTCACAAATCAGAATTAAGTTAAAACTGTACCTAGCAAAGTTTTCACCTGATGGAACCATTTTCAAATGGAAATGCCTGATGTTGTTTTTGCTACTTGAAACTGCAGGCTATCTTTTATCTTTGACTCTCTTAACTTTGAGTTTAATTTGACATTTCAGATTCCTTGCCTCTTAATTTATTCATTTAGAAGTTCATCCTGCTTTCTAACTGCTTATGTAGTCTAATAACAGTAATGTCTGGCCATGTTTGTTTAATGTCTGAGCTAATTTGATTGAAAGCTCAATAGTAGATTCTTTCTGTCTTTCATATTTCAGTCTGAAGCTTATCACGTGGTTACCCATCTTTTACTTGCTCTAAACTTTGGGTTCGAATGCAATAGAATTGTTCAAGTGCTTAGGTTTATACTTTCTCCATGCCGCCAGCAGCACTGTACTGTTGCCATGTCAAACATTTAGCTATGACTATCATTTTATTGTGATGAATTTTATGTTAGCAGGAAATTAATCAACTGATAGCACTTCCATAATTAGGGCTTCTATGATCTCTTGCCTTAATTTGGGTGGGCTACTGCTGTACTGTCACTTTTAGGCTGATCAGGGGCGGATCTAGCCTATAGATGTGGGTTCaaatgaacccataacttttagTATAGACCTGAATTTATCTCTGTAATACCCACTGAAATTGTTGAAAATATTTAATTATGAACACACAACTCAAACAAGGTGATGGGTTCAGTTACTGGAATCCAAGTCATGAACCCATAGAattaaaatcctggatccgcctctgggcTGATGGGGTGTGaaaaagaaataaataacatatcATGAGTCGTGATTCACGACTACCTCTTGAGCTGCTGCTTAATTGTTTACTGATATTAGATTTGCTCCACGACACACCAGGTGCTGACTCTGGCAATATTGGACCTACCAGGGCTCCTTTTCTTCTCAACGTTCACTCTCCTCGTCCTATTTTGGGCTGAGATATATCACCAGGCAAGTGAAGTTGTAGCATCCTGCAGGCGAATTTTGATCTATTAATTCTAACTCTTGCATTTATGTAATGGCAGGCCAGGAGTTTATCTACAGATAAGCTCAGAACTTCTTATATTTCAATAAATGGTGTGATATACTTCATTCAGGTTTGCTACAAACTTGTCCCTTGCTCATATGCTATTGCACATCATGGTTGTTCATAGACAAATATAGTCGATCAAGTGTTATTGCTCattattagtcttctttatttgTTAGTATTATGTTCTTTCAAGATTCTCTCAGGCGAGTCAAACCCATCTAATGTTGTGTTCTAGTTAATAACCCCTTGCATTTGGGTGTCTCATAGACAGGCAAATGTGGTGTAGAAGTTATGGGTTTATCCGAACCGGATAGTTTTAGCTCAGGTCCTGTATATGTGTCAAAAATTCCACTAAAGAGGTACAAATAATAGATTTCAGACCTAGTAAATCAAATGGGTTGTGGTAGAATTTTGAACTCGGATCGTAGTTCGAAGCTTGGATCTGTCTCTCCTCATAGATATGCGACCATATGTGCGCTGCTTAATATGTTGAATTCTGAGATATTCCATATGTGCGCTGCTTAATATGTTGAATTCTGAGATATTCTTCTGTCCCTCAAAATCTTATGCCTAGTTCACCTGGGGTAAACATGTTTGGAGAATAGTTTCATTGCGGAGACAAGAGCCTCTCCTCTCAGCTCTCCATGCCCTTCAAACTGGTTCATTATCAAGTATTCATGGCTGGCTCCGATTAtacctttaattattttttctaaaGCAGTTGGAATATCCTTCCAAGATCTTGCAATAAAAGTTTATAGAACCATACGCAAATTTAGCCTTGAAATTGGACTAGATTCTCCTAATCCCAGCCCCTGAAGCCCCTAGCTTTTTTCCTTTCCAAAAGGATAGATCACTTCTAAATGGATAAAGCTGTCCATTATTCTTGATTTCTTGGTAAAATATTCCCGACCGACCTACTTGTCCCAAAAACTAACAAGCTATGTGAGTCTTCTAGATCTTATGTCAGGTAATAAACTAAATACaactgaaaaatgattttggtCAGGCCTGTATCTGGGTTTACATCTGGGTCAATGACAATAGCACAGTGGAATTCATTGCGAAGATATTTATGGCAGGTGAATCTCTTTATATTCATTTTCTCCTTTTGCCCTATTTTACTGAAGGTTAGATCTCCTTTCAAAGTTCATTGTTTTCTTTAACCTTGCATGTTTATTTGGTGCAGTTGTATCATTTATTGCAGCATTGGGCTTTCTGCTCTATGGTGGGAGGTGAACTTAATTGCTATTTCGTCGTGCATTTATCTTCTAAAGCATTATTCTCCGTTCTTAGTTGACCTTAGACATGAATCTTAGACATGAATAAATTTTCATTGGTTTTTCTTGTGGAATTTGTTTTTACAATTATCAGGTTATTTCTCATGCTGCGGCGCTTTCCTATTGAATCTAAAGGGAGGAGAAAGAAGCTTCATGAGGTTTGTATATTTACACTTCTTTTCTAAGATATTCACACATTCATCGTTTTACTTTATAAATACACAGACCTTGATGCATGTAAGTCTTTAAGATATATTCCTCACAAACTTAAGTCTCCTCCTACAGCACCAATGGGAGTAAAATTCTTAAATGTGATGTCTGGTTCTGTTGATCAATTTCCTTGTCCTAGGATGTCCTGCGATAACTCTGCTTAGCTTGCAGTGAATGACTGTTAGATTTAGCCCACATAGCATTCAAGTGGACAGATAGAGTAATACTATTCCTGAGATTGTATCTATATTTAAGTATTCAAATCAGATTCTGAAATGATAAAAAACAAGGATAGGATGGAACTTTCTTGTGACATTCTTATTCAGACAGCTTTATTCAGTGCATGAAGTGGGGCAACGTTTTGGTCAGGGAACCACTAATTTGTCAAGGCTGATGGATAACATCTTCACTCTATTTAGATTGTGTCACATCATGTGTTTGACTATACACTCAACTTCAGCGAGTTATTATTTTATGTATCTGTAATCATGATGGAACTGAAGTGATTGGAATTGCATATATGAAAGATGCCAAGTAACAAAGAACTATGTGCATGATTACAGTTCTTTGAACAGCTCCATCATGATTACGGTTCAAAGAACTGTAATCATGATGGAATTGTTCAAAATTGATTGGAATTATATATACGGAAGATGCCAAGTAATAAAGAACTATGGCCAACTAGATGAGCAGGAATGGAGCAAATTATAATATACAACACTAGGGAACCACTTATTGGTGTCTCCCTTATCTGGATTCCTCTTTTTCGATAATTAAAGTAGGATTTTACGAAAAATCTGCGGCACCAACAAGGTGCTAAGAGTGTATGAAAGTAGCTGTGGAATTTACTCCTTTAAGAATGTAAGGAGTCAATGAACTCCATCCACTATATGGTCAAAATCAGTTACAGCATTCCTACTACACCAACATTTTTATTTTCTATAAGCATTTAAATATTAAAAAGACAAGGATGATCCCGTTTTATCCTAACCATCCAAAATACACATAGAAGGGTGATTTTCCGTAAGTTCCTCTGTTTTTTACAATAAGATCCTCTGTTTCTTCCTCATTTCCTGCCCCTGGCAACTTTTTACTGCCTCTACCAGATTCCCAGGCAtcattcaaacaatcccaaacaGGTTTAGGAACATACACCAAATTAGCCAGATGAATTCACAGCGTAGGAGTAAGCATCTAAATGAATCAGAGTCCTCCTTGCAGTAGCAGTGTCTGCTGCAAAGATGAAATCTTCGTCTGTGCTGGCTATCACATGTTACGCATGCTTCATGTAGGGAAACTATCCAAAACCAGCCACTTGGAGTATCTATGGTCCTCCAAGTCATCTTCCAGGGCTATTGAGCCAATACATTCCATTCTTCCttaacaactaaccataacatGCTTTAACTCTGAAGTTCCTGTCATCGTTGGCATACAGAGGTGGAAGTCAGGCCAATGATCCATTACCATCATTCCTCCCAATTTAACAATTAGCACACTAACAGTCCGTACCTAGTGTTGAtgatttttttaatgaaaaaattTGATGATTTATTAGAAATT
Above is a genomic segment from Lycium barbarum isolate Lr01 chromosome 12, ASM1917538v2, whole genome shotgun sequence containing:
- the LOC132625239 gene encoding tobamovirus multiplication protein 1: MTRLSLGIDMAGPATKWWEEVNESVQWQDGIFYSLCASYALVSAVALIQLIRIEMRVPEYGWTTQKFFHLMNFVVNGVRAVVFGFHKQVFLFHPKVLTLAILDLPGLLFFSTFTLLVLFWAEIYHQARSLSTDKLRTSYISINGVIYFIQACIWVYIWVNDNSTVEFIAKIFMAVVSFIAALGFLLYGGRLFLMLRRFPIESKGRRKKLHEVGYVTTICFTCFLIRCFVVVLSAFDSDASLDVLDHPILNLIFYLLVEILPSALVLYILRKLPPKRVSAQYHPIS